cacgcacacagttCAATGGATGAAGGGCACGAAAGATTTGACCAACTCGCCGCGCACGATCAAGGAAGTGCACAACGACTACATTCGATTCTCGATCAAGGAGGCGGTCGTAGCGGACGAGGGCGCTTACTTCATTGTGGCAAGAAATCGACACGGCATCGATCGCTCGTTCACTAAAGTATCGGTACGTAGTACGCAGTGTGGGAAGGATGGCGAGTTTGCAGGTGCAGGCTATATAATAAGGGCGTCCCCTCTTACATCTTTTCACTTGCAGGTTAAGCCACCGAGGGGTTACAAGAAGCATCTGGAAGACAATCTAGACCGGGATGCACCCGATAAGggcagaaaataaatacaacaacaatGCAAAGCATAGTGCTGAAACTTGACACTTGTAGGTGAGCCAATATTTTCTCTTCTTAAAGCTTAAAGAGCTTaaagaaattatttgtttCTGTGGTATTTGCACTgggctgtgtgtgtggacaGTTTTACAGACTTAACAACATACAACTGGCAATATAATTATGGCGATTTGGAGATATCACTTTCTGATTATTCTTAAAGCACCTGAGTAGCTGATTTAGTCTGGTGtagaaatgataaatttaatgCTCGGTGTCCGGGTGTCAGCATCACAGGCCTCTGACAACACCTGTTGCTACTACTGATTATTAATGAATGCTCGCTTCCCTGTCCATTCTTGTTTCAGTTTCATTTGGAATGTTACACCAATGTGTTCTGAGGACGCCTATGCTTTCAACGGAGAGCGAACTActagtgtgagtgtgtgtgtgcgtgttattAGTGCAGCTAAGTTATCATTGTATCATTGTTCATCGCAACTGCGacgcatcagcagcagcaacagcagtttAACTGCATCGAACCGGGGGGGAAGGTCCAACGAAGCCAAAGAAAAGTAATCAAAACCAACAAGGAAGGTGGATGATTCGAGTGAGAAAGCATTGcaagaattttaattaccTTGAATAAGTTTTATTTCCCTCCCCGAAACCACCCTCCACTTTTTTTTAGTAAGAGAGAAGTTTTTGAGTTTATacatgaaataaaagaaaccgaTTTTAAAGAAACTTATCAAGTGAGTTGAAAGCGACGAGGAAGAAAGGTTGAGATCGAGTCGTAGTCGGccgtgtttgaaaaaaaaaaaaacggatacaGTGTGAGCGTCCGAAAACGAAGCAGCGCCATCTGTTGCGCACTAGTGAAAGAGGTAGTAAAAGAGATCGCTGATCGTGTTTCTCTCTAGCCAGTGTTTCTTTTATTAACAGTTAAACCTTAAGAAATACTTACAAAACTTACAAACAATTAGCTGAAATCTGCTACTAACTAGTCTGTCAATGCTTACCTCAAGAAAGCAATTCAGTTTTGGCctgttttctgtgtgtgtgtgtgtgtgtgttgtgtgagtGGATATGTCTCTTTGTGctatgtgttgtgtgtgtgcctacTCTACCATAAGCTTTCCCGCAGCTCGTTCGAAATGCGGTACGCGGAAGAATATGCGGACGAAAGCGTGAGGGACACCTTCGTGATGGCAACGAGCAGCAGAATGCCACCGAACGCGAGCAGACTGTGTTTGACCACCTGATCACCGAACGGCAGGATCTTCAGATAGAAGATGAAGCGCGATAGTAGCGATTTCGGTAGTCCTGGCATTGtctaaaaaaaggaaaatgaaacgtggaaagaaaacgaaaaccatTTTTACTGACGTCATTGTTCGGTAAGGACTTGCGGGTTTTCACACCCAATTTCCGTTACGATACGACATTTTCGCTGCACAAATTAGACAGCGTGaacgagagtgagagagagtcacaaacacacacatacgtctGGTGATCACTGATGAGGAAGATGGGCACGAATGCGAATGTAAACGATCGAGAAGATAAGTAAGTGGTAAGCCATGAGTAGTAAGTTATGAGAATGTTCTTCGGCAAGAGCCAACAACAGCTGATGCTGttttgatgatgaagatgtctTCTGCGTGCGTGACTGTGTGTCTGTTAtcgtttgtgctttttgtgtgATCGGTCATGTGTTACCGAATCTCCATTTTAAGTCGGCAACGATGGAACGAAATGAATGTCCGACAACCGGTCGGTGGTTAGATATGCAGTTGCGTAGTTACTCGATAGGGCATTACATACTTACAATTTCGAACCAGAGGGCCGGCACGACAAGCTTGGAGAACTTTTCACAGTGTGCCATACTGCTCAGATCGTCCAGCACCATGTTGATTTGGAATTTTACCGAAAGCTCCAGTGGAAGTCCAGACACCTGCGGAAAGACACAAACAGACGGTGAGTGTGTTTCTTATCAAAGGGTGTTTTGGAATCTTACCGGATTAATCATGAAATGGCTCCGGTGCAATTTTGGATCCGGTCGGGAACCATTCACATGTGCCAGCACCTTTGGATCTGCGTCAAGAAAGTGTGGATAGCTTAGGGCGATCGGAAAACCATAATAGCAGCTTGTCACATCGATCAGTCCACGTGGTAGGCAGCTGCCTGTTGGAATAGAAGCACAAGTCACACAAGTGTAAGTTTCGCGAGACTCATCCAGCCCTCTCCGTGCATCCAGAAATTACCCTTTCGACAGTAACACTTGTTGCGCGGATCAAACTCTCCGTTGTCCAGTGCGTTTTCTTCAAACACGAATTTGGTTGCCTTCAAACCATCAACCTCGTGATCGGTACCATTTTGaatctgtaaaataaaataaaatggagtTTCATTTTCTAAGGAACAACAGATCACATCCCTACTAGATCGCTCACCGGATCACACTTGACTTACCAGAATCTGTGCCCGGCACATGCTTTTCCGGAAAAATAGCAACTGATCGTCGGGTTCGATAAAGCTCTTAAATTTCGTACCATCCGATGCGTTCCGAATGTTGCTACAATGGCTTCCATTCCACTGGGCAAGGTCCGGCGAACCCAGATAGGTGTCGTACAGTCCGGACACGTCCGCTGATGTCTCTCCCGTGAAGAATGTTTCAAAATCGTCGTCGAAATCGTACATCTACGAGGAAGCCAATATGGGAAGAGGGAAGCGCATTAGCCCAGTGCCCTAATAAATCCCCGTCACTTCCCGTGCACACACTTACCCGATCGATCAGGCCCACTTTGTCGAACGATATCCAGTTGGGAAGAAAAGTGTTACCGAGAGTGGTTAGTGTGGTCGGATATCCGTACATAAACTCTCTGGCTGTCTGCCGTTCCAGTGGTTGCACCTTTGTTTGCCGTATAAGCAAATTGATTGGCCATCGAATAAAGTACGGCTGTTTGGCGGCTACATGCGCTATGCTCTAGAAGGGCGGGAGGATGGTTggaggggtttgtttttttttgggtggaggGGTCAAGGGAAGAGAGGGTGGGGTGGCAATTGGAAGAACATACTCGATCGTTTGACAAACGCTTGAATTTGCTACACTCATCCTCCCCACAACACAATGTCACCAgcaccaaaccaccaccaccaaatcaAATATGGCCACTGTTTGATTAAATAGTTATTGTGATGAAGTGtattaaaattacttttttgaataatgaactttatgataaaaatgattgaGTCCAGGAGCTTTAAATCCCGGTGATCTGGGCAAAATTTGGTAAATTATAcggttaatttattaatttatgttattatttacttatttacttattcattttaattatcGTGAACATATTGGCTCTCCTCCGTATTGTCACATGATAATTAATATTTcacacaaaataaattgtaaattaacaacacaatatttaaattgcaGGCATTTTTAAGACCATTAATCGTTTACTTAACAGATAAAATCTTATCTGGACTACATTTCATGGTAAAAGTTCAATCTAATAAGCTATTATGCAGCCATTTGACAACAAATTTGTTGAGTAGAACATGTtgataaaatatatataacCTGTATGTTTTAATATATCTGAAAGTAATATTTTGATGGCAAAAAACTGAATTGCGCACATTCCCTCAATGTAACTGTAAGTATGAATTGGAAACAGAGCGCGAGCAGCTGTCGATCGGGTGCTCAGTTTGATCGAAGGACGGAGTGTTCGGACTGCATGCAGGGGTCCTGTTGGGAGCCCTGCATGCAGGGAGCCCGACgagaatgttttaaattcttcatTCTTGTAATAAACCCTCTTTCGAAAACGAATAGCAAAGGTggtaaatattcaaattccCACGCGAAACAATCATCTGAAGTTCCCAGAAGCTTGTAAAGACACAGACACAGTAAAATGTTAATGTGCTGTTATGCATACGGAGAAGCGTTATCCTCATTATACTTTATTACACTATCctaattttttaaagtagTATTTATACTAGTAATTTAATGTTAGTTTTAATTAGTTAAAAAAGAAGCAGTCTCTTTTGATCTTCAACTGATCAATTGATCAACTTACCAGCAGTGCAATGTTTGGCATCATAAACACATCATCCTCCCGCAAATTACCCGACAGACCCTTCTGGAAGATCAACGGATGATGTGGCCGGGTCGAAAGGGTTCCATTATCATTGAACGTAATATTATCGTGCGACATCAGCTCCCTAGTTttgggaaaggaaacaaaacacaatcgtGTATGATCGTACGGCTTTGGgggtttttctttgattttcgcatccttgaaaaaaaaaaaaaaaacaaacgctcaCCTGTACACGTACGGGCCCACTTCCTCGATCTGCATCTTTTCGGCCCGGCCCGCCATAAAGTCTTCCGCGTTGGTAACGTTAAAGAGATAGATCTTGATGTACAGATCGACGGGCGGTGTGCGCCACAGGTTAAATATTTCCGACCCTTCTTGGAAGATTAATTTCTGCGGTTAAAGGAAGAAACACAGAACCGGTTAGTTTGCCAAAGAACCgatgcagcatttttttttgtgttcttctcTTTACTGCTAAAGGACACTTAATCCCGCAATAACGGCGCCCGGGAAGAGGACAACGTTTTGCAGTGAACTATTTTTTGGtctctttttattgttttcgaaTGCACCGTGCACATGGGAGTGCATTCACTGCAGTTCGTTAACCACCGCTTGCGCACGCCACATGCCGCGGTGGACGTTCAGTCCGGTTGGGTATTTTTATAagaagttgttgttttttcgttttccgttCAAGGTGAAGTCCGAAAGTGAACACCGATCATGGGCACCATCGCGATCGCGGTGCAGGTTTGAGCTTGCGTTTCGTTTGTCGCACCAAAAACAGCGCGACAACAAACGAATGCTTAACCGAGGTCTAGGAATTTGCCTTCGTTTCCTTGTGGTGGGATTTTTCGTTGATCGTTTTAATATTGCGTAAAACACTGCAACAGAGCAATGGAGTACAAATTGATTGTACCTCATTACAAATGCGAATTCTAccatacaaaacacacacgaacacgcGGACCGAGGGAGGCATGCTAATGAAGGAGGAATTTTTTCTCCACCATAATTTGTTTGGTGGCCAAGGGGGGCAGATGAAAATAGTTGGAGTGTCCCTTTTTAATATTCTTTGCCCATCGCAATAAAACAACACGTCACAATAATGTTCGATTCGGTTACAACCAGGATTACTTACCCACTTAAATATTAGCAAATAAGGATCAAGGATGTGTACGAGTGCACCGCAGATAATGAACATGAAGCCGGCGGCCATAAGCATAAACGTTCCTGGAATAGAAAGATGGAATGATTACCATTAAGTAAGGAAGCTAATTCTGGAATGTGTGAGCACAATGGGCTAGTGATGTACGATCAGTAGGTCATTTGaaagatattttatttgatgttCATGTTGTATTTAAAAACGAATTACTTAAATactgttttaaatttgtttcccATATCAAATAtccatttcttttatttcttgaaGGACCGCCTGACCGTATCGcttcaataataaatattgttaTAATCAATTAGAAGATTCAGAATGCACCCTATCTGACTCCCCAAAGCAAGGATACAACATCTGGCTACgtagtataaataaaactgGAAAGCTTTTAACAGGCCGACATGACCAAGCAGCTAAAGTCAAGGAGAATAGATACGCAAGAATAGGTGTTTCATCAACAAACTATCTATTTATTGACCTCGTTGAGTTGTAGGTTCAACATTATTTGAATTTACTGAAAccttaataatttatttttaatacagTAATTGCAAACGATTTGACATTTAAGCAAATCACACTGACGGCAGTCGATGGTGACTCAACAAAACATCAGCTCCTGTCGGTAACCAACTCTCGATGATCATACATCCTTTTTCTTCATAGCTTAACTATCTGCTAAGTCAAGACCAAGACCGTGCCAAGAAAATCTTCACTACGAAAGAACGGTCTGGGTGGGATTTGATTTCCTAATCCTGTACAAAAGTAATTATCCAGCAATGGGATGTCCCAAGTAGCGTTCTTTATTAGCTAGAAAATCTAACGTAATGATAATGCAGCCATAGTCGGTTTAGCAcatcaaaatgcaattttaagaTAATTTTACTAAAACTCAGCATGAGTATTATAGATACTTACCTAACGGGTTCGTAAAGATCACTTCTGTATTCTTTTTCTGACATGATCATTAAGATTTTTTATCCCCTAATCATTTATCCACCTTATACCCCATAGTGCGTCACTAACAACAAATTAGCCGGTAAGATTAACCAGGTAGACGGACAAGCATACCGAACGGAACGTGACGATGCAggcaattaaaacaatttcttccTTGCCTACCGTtcactaaaaaaaacccccctggTGTTCGTCATAACATGCGCTTAAAGATGAGTCCTAGATGAGTGAGCTTACCGGCAAACCCAACATTTATTCCGAGCTAGAAACACGGCCCATGTGCAATGTAGAACTTCCGGGAAATTAGGCGAGCTGATCCCACTGAAAGAAGTCGACGGTGTGATTTATCTGCTAATAATTGACTAGCTgcattctttttctctctctttctctctctctctcttttcttcgGTTCGCTATTTGGATGGATTCATTCAAGCTTAGCCCCATAATTACGCCACGGCTAAGGGTGAATGATTCTAGCCTGAAAGCCAGTACTGAAAGGGTGGGAAAGAGGATTGCAATCATTGCCTGTGTCCACCGCAGAATGCAACCAGTAATAGAAGGGCTAAAGTTCAATCGTAACAGGTGTGGGCACGGTTTGAAGAATGAGTTGTTAATCGGTAATAAACAAATGACCGACTACAGCTCAGGAGAAACCTCTGGCAAATCAGCTTTCCATAAAGATGcgattctctctctctctatctctctctctctctctctctctctctctccctctctctcccgCTCGCTCGTAATTGCCTTTCTGGATTCTCGCGAAGCCAAAACCTGCTCCTCCAACTGATCCTAAAGCTGCTCGAGGATCGATTAGGAAGTCACGAGGATACAAACAGCGCTTACGCTAATCGCCGAGGAATTATCTAGATATCCGCCCGGTTCCGGCGGTTTACATGGACCAATTAAATAGCCATCGGGCCCACAATCGGCTTGTCATCAGCTTACTCGACCGAAACCAAAACGTGTTAATGGCATGTGTCGCTGTGGCGCAGGCTCCGCACGCTTGCCGCCACGAGGCTTATACCGCGTGTGTGGTGATTAATTTCGGCGTGCTCAACCGTATCATCGCGGCGGCGTTTACCAGGGCGGACGGGCGatcaaaaacataaacgcGTAAGCATATAATGTAACGCTTCAGTAACGATGCAGCGTGATTTCGATCGATCGCGCAGACATTTACTAGGACGACCAAGTAgtcaaacgaaagaaaaaaaacaaaaggtaaaAATGCATGTTCTCTGTCGAACAGAACAAAACGCAGCGCCATACGAAGGTCTTCATGGCTGTTATAAGTTTCCTatggaaaatgtgtatttttttttgtatgtgatcaaaaaatcgaaatcgtTTGCCCATTCCTTAtgggtttgaaatatttaaagcgTTTCTAAAGAAAATTCGtggcaacgaaaaaaagaaggttttcAAAGTTCAAGGCGATCCTTCCAAATGCGCTGCTTTGTAACCTAGTTTTCTTTACCTTCCGCTTTGAAAGCGGCgtttcttttacattttcataTCGAACGTAACTACTATTGTAGTCCAAAAatgtaacacacaaacataaccGGGGAAAAATGGACGTTTCACCCTGAAAAGGTAATGATTGGAAATCCTAAATGTCATGTCCTTGTGGAGGTCTGTTTTTGGTGTAAAAAGCCAActctacacacacatacaaacactcaGCCACACCTCATCACTATGCCACATCAATCACACCAAACAGGATCGGAACAGAAACGAAGCTACACGTGAGCCGCCCGGGGCCCGCAGGCATTCATCAGCGAAAATTACCATCCCGCGCAATCCtatgggggggaggggggggggcggtgGCGGCTACGAGattcataaaataattacaacACGGAGTTGTGATTTATAATCGGGAGCTCGGGCCGCTCGGTGTCCGGCATTTGCATTCGAACGACATCCCCACGGCAACGGGACATTGCGCGGTGGACCGTGCTTTTAACTGCGGGTGTTTTACACTCGGCCAAGTTCGTCTTATCGATATTCATATCGAGCAAGTTGATCAAGGAGGAGGAAGGGGTTG
This genomic window from Anopheles maculipalpis chromosome 2RL, idAnoMacuDA_375_x, whole genome shotgun sequence contains:
- the LOC126557558 gene encoding scavenger receptor class B member 1, translated to MRDFVSLFGSQYQTIFGGGPSCAGGSGSSLGSSSSGDCCSSSGGSSGTPQRRRSVSLGPFRRRIRSEFSLLDYFFHQPKHGRHTRYPNRTFMLMAAGFMFIICGALVHILDPYLLIFKWKLIFQEGSEIFNLWRTPPVDLYIKIYLFNVTNAEDFMAGRAEKMQIEEVGPYVYRELMSHDNITFNDNGTLSTRPHHPLIFQKGLSGNLREDDVFMMPNIALLSIAHVAAKQPYFIRWPINLLIRQTKVQPLERQTAREFMYGYPTTLTTLGNTFLPNWISFDKVGLIDRMYDFDDDFETFFTGETSADVSGLYDTYLGSPDLAQWNGSHCSNIRNASDGTKFKSFIEPDDQLLFFRKSMCRAQILIQNGTDHEVDGLKATKFVFEENALDNGEFDPRNKCYCRKGSCLPRGLIDVTSCYYGFPIALSYPHFLDADPKVLAHVNGSRPDPKLHRSHFMINPVSGLPLELSVKFQINMVLDDLSSMAHCEKFSKLVVPALWFEITMPGLPKSLLSRFIFYLKILPFGDQVVKHSLLAFGGILLLVAITKVSLTLSSAYSSAYRISNELRESLW